The following are from one region of the Simiduia agarivorans SA1 = DSM 21679 genome:
- a CDS encoding HPr family phosphocarrier protein, whose translation METRVTIINKLGLHARAAAKLSALAARFDCRIQAGKEGRLVDAKSVMSLMLLAAAQGTELHLVAEGPEQEQAIEAISALINDRFGEGE comes from the coding sequence ATGGAAACCCGCGTCACTATCATCAACAAACTCGGCTTACACGCACGCGCAGCTGCCAAACTGTCTGCCCTGGCGGCACGATTCGACTGCCGCATTCAGGCTGGCAAAGAAGGCCGACTGGTGGATGCCAAAAGCGTCATGTCATTGATGCTGCTCGCGGCCGCGCAAGGCACAGAGCTGCACCTGGTGGCCGAAGGCCCCGAGCAGGAACAAGCCATTGAAGCCATCTCGGCATTGATCAACGACCGGTTTGGCGAAGGCGAGTGA
- the rapZ gene encoding RNase adapter RapZ — MSSPKASRLVVISGRSGGGKSTALHVLEDLGFNCIDNLPLRLLPELIKQLVNDSPGQRFAISVDARNAWSDLPRFPQLVAEANAHGIYVEILYLDARSPVLVQRFSETRRKHPLSKSGMALKEALGKERELLQPVLNMADLVIDTTTLTLHQLRDLVQSRVRTEDDAIMSVQVISFGFKRGVPVDADFVFDVRCLPNPYWKPELRAHTGLDQPVIDFLNSEPDCQQMLNDILAHLQRWLPKFEQGNRSYMSIAIGCTGGQHRSVFIAQRLKEALQSQHKKINLRHREIDRT, encoded by the coding sequence ATGTCTTCCCCCAAAGCTTCACGCCTGGTAGTCATCAGCGGCCGTTCAGGCGGAGGCAAAAGTACAGCCCTGCATGTACTGGAAGACCTGGGTTTCAATTGTATCGACAATCTGCCACTGCGACTGTTGCCTGAATTAATCAAACAACTGGTCAACGATTCGCCCGGGCAACGTTTTGCGATCAGTGTCGATGCGCGCAATGCCTGGTCAGACCTGCCACGCTTTCCACAGCTGGTCGCCGAAGCCAATGCCCACGGTATCTATGTTGAAATCCTTTATCTGGACGCCCGCAGCCCCGTTTTGGTGCAACGTTTTTCAGAAACCCGGCGCAAGCATCCATTAAGCAAATCTGGCATGGCGCTCAAGGAAGCATTGGGCAAGGAGCGCGAACTGCTCCAGCCAGTGCTCAACATGGCCGACCTGGTTATCGATACCACGACCCTGACCTTGCATCAGTTACGCGATCTGGTTCAAAGCCGCGTGCGCACCGAAGACGACGCCATCATGTCGGTGCAGGTGATTTCCTTTGGCTTTAAGCGCGGGGTGCCAGTGGATGCGGATTTTGTTTTCGATGTACGTTGCCTGCCGAACCCTTATTGGAAACCCGAGCTGCGGGCTCATACTGGCCTCGATCAACCGGTGATCGATTTTCTCAACAGCGAGCCGGATTGCCAGCAAATGCTGAATGACATACTCGCTCACCTGCAACGCTGGTTGCCAAAATTCGAACAGGGAAACAGAAGCTACATGAGTATTGCCATTGGCTGCACCGGCGGACAGCATCGCTCGGTCTTCATTGCCCAGCGGCTCAAGGAAGCCCTGCAGTCCCAGCACAAGAAAATCAATCTTCGCCACCGCGAAATTGACCGGACCTGA
- the ptsN gene encoding PTS IIA-like nitrogen regulatory protein PtsN: MQFETLLAPSRTQCGVEGGSKKRVLEILANLIAEEAAELNAVDVFRALVAREKLGSTGLGLGIAIPHCRLAQCAQTTGALIVLKEPVDFDAPDNQPVDIICALMVPEQATGEHLQTLAQLAELFQRDSFRQQLRSQTDNQALFVYTEQQLLKLTT, encoded by the coding sequence ATGCAGTTCGAAACTCTTCTAGCCCCCAGCCGCACCCAGTGCGGCGTTGAGGGGGGCAGTAAAAAGCGCGTGTTAGAGATTCTCGCCAACCTGATCGCGGAAGAAGCCGCCGAGCTTAACGCCGTCGACGTATTCCGGGCACTGGTGGCACGCGAAAAACTGGGTTCCACCGGTTTAGGCTTGGGTATTGCGATTCCCCATTGCCGCCTGGCCCAGTGTGCACAAACAACCGGTGCACTGATAGTATTGAAAGAGCCTGTGGACTTTGATGCGCCCGACAACCAGCCGGTGGATATCATTTGTGCCTTGATGGTGCCCGAACAGGCCACCGGCGAGCACCTGCAAACACTGGCTCAACTGGCGGAACTGTTTCAGCGTGACAGCTTCCGCCAGCAGTTGCGCAGCCAAACCGATAATCAGGCACTGTTTGTGTATACCGAACAACAACTTCTTAAACTGACAACCTAG
- the hpf gene encoding ribosome hibernation-promoting factor, HPF/YfiA family, which translates to MQVNISGHHLDLTDPIKNYLMAKLEKLERHHDRITSVNAILSVDKLQQKAEATVHVSGAEFFANSENEDLYAAIDLLADKLDRQLIKHKEKLRSHR; encoded by the coding sequence ATGCAAGTCAATATCAGCGGACACCACCTCGACCTGACTGATCCCATCAAAAACTACCTGATGGCCAAGCTGGAAAAGCTTGAGCGGCACCACGACCGAATAACCAGCGTGAATGCAATCCTGAGTGTTGATAAACTACAACAGAAAGCCGAGGCCACCGTACACGTGAGCGGCGCTGAATTCTTCGCCAACTCCGAAAACGAAGACCTTTACGCCGCCATCGACCTATTGGCCGACAAGCTTGATCGGCAGTTGATCAAGCACAAGGAAAAGCTGAGAAGCCACCGTTAA
- the lptB gene encoding LPS export ABC transporter ATP-binding protein — MAQLIAQNLAKSYKKRRVVIDVSMEVNNGQIVGLLGPNGAGKTTCFYMIAGLVPSDAGRILLNDQDLTSKAIHERARAGIGYLPQEASVFRKLTVADNILSILETRPELNRKQRLAKMEALLEEFHITHIRDSLGMALSGGERRRVEIARALATEPSFILLDEPFAGVDPISVGDIKNIIRQLRDKGIGVLITDHNVRETLSICETAYIVSEGHIICSGTPEQVLANQRVREVYLGDQFTL, encoded by the coding sequence ATGGCGCAGCTGATTGCACAAAACCTGGCCAAGAGCTACAAAAAGCGCCGCGTGGTTATCGACGTCTCCATGGAGGTCAATAATGGCCAGATAGTCGGCTTGCTGGGCCCCAACGGTGCAGGCAAGACCACCTGTTTTTACATGATTGCAGGTCTGGTGCCGAGCGACGCCGGGCGCATTTTACTGAACGACCAGGACCTCACCAGCAAAGCCATCCACGAGCGCGCTCGCGCCGGCATCGGCTACCTGCCACAGGAGGCCTCGGTGTTCCGTAAACTCACGGTAGCCGACAATATCCTGTCAATACTGGAAACCCGCCCCGAGCTTAACCGCAAGCAAAGGCTGGCAAAAATGGAGGCGTTGCTGGAAGAGTTCCACATCACCCATATCCGGGACAGTTTGGGCATGGCACTCTCCGGCGGTGAGCGCCGCCGAGTAGAGATCGCCCGCGCGCTGGCCACTGAACCCAGCTTTATATTGCTGGATGAGCCCTTTGCGGGCGTTGACCCTATATCTGTGGGCGACATTAAAAACATTATCCGGCAACTGCGCGATAAGGGCATCGGCGTGCTGATTACCGACCACAACGTGCGCGAAACCCTGAGCATCTGTGAAACCGCCTATATTGTGAGCGAAGGTCACATCATCTGCTCGGGCACGCCAGAGCAGGTACTCGCCAACCAACGGGTACGTGAAGTTTATCTGGGCGACCAGTTCACCCTGTGA
- the lptA gene encoding lipopolysaccharide transport periplasmic protein LptA, which produces MRPTNLMALALLALSTNLYALPTDRDQPIHIEADHYVLNQKAGITTYTGNVVMDQGSIHIEADKIVIHSNDKKVSRVIATGTPARFQQQPAEDKAVVVASGNTLNYQVTQDKLSITDNAQVEQDGSLISGDKITYNILRAVVEANSQPNTKTRVKVVLQPQNRNDEKAGAKN; this is translated from the coding sequence ATGCGCCCTACTAACCTCATGGCACTGGCGCTGTTGGCGCTGAGTACAAACCTGTACGCCCTGCCCACAGACAGGGATCAGCCCATTCACATCGAAGCCGATCACTATGTGCTTAACCAGAAAGCCGGCATCACCACCTATACCGGCAACGTGGTCATGGATCAGGGCAGCATCCACATTGAAGCCGACAAGATCGTTATTCACAGCAACGACAAAAAAGTCAGCCGGGTCATCGCCACCGGCACGCCGGCCCGGTTCCAGCAGCAACCAGCCGAGGACAAAGCCGTGGTCGTTGCCAGCGGCAACACCCTGAATTACCAGGTTACACAGGATAAACTCTCAATTACCGACAACGCCCAGGTTGAGCAGGACGGCTCCCTCATTTCCGGCGACAAAATCACCTATAACATCCTCCGCGCCGTGGTAGAGGCCAACAGCCAACCCAACACCAAAACGCGCGTAAAGGTTGTGCTGCAGCCACAAAACCGCAACGACGAAAAAGCCGGAGCGAAAAACTGA
- the lptC gene encoding LPS export ABC transporter periplasmic protein LptC, with amino-acid sequence MPKWLRKALPVAIALLVLLYLFTVDNPSSQLFDTADSGQTQTAPVFFITDFESRQYGDSGTIVQILRGLRADHFQPKGQASAEDYTVIEQLEAEIFQDQEDPWLIRANQGVANQKGQQITLSGNVKLWLQDPERGLTELTTEKLVYFPKRRFATTDAPVRITTPDGTADAIGLDADLTKQILTLKKRVRSVHAPY; translated from the coding sequence ATGCCGAAGTGGCTTCGCAAAGCGCTGCCAGTTGCTATCGCCCTGCTGGTGCTGCTCTACCTGTTCACGGTAGATAACCCGTCGAGCCAGCTTTTTGACACCGCCGATAGCGGTCAGACGCAAACGGCACCGGTGTTTTTTATCACCGACTTCGAAAGCCGCCAGTACGGCGACAGTGGCACCATTGTCCAGATACTCAGAGGTCTGAGGGCAGACCATTTCCAACCCAAAGGCCAGGCCAGCGCCGAGGATTACACGGTCATTGAACAGCTCGAAGCCGAGATTTTCCAGGACCAGGAAGACCCTTGGCTTATCCGCGCCAACCAGGGTGTCGCGAACCAAAAAGGCCAGCAAATCACCTTGTCCGGGAATGTAAAACTCTGGCTGCAGGACCCCGAACGGGGCCTGACTGAACTGACCACCGAAAAACTGGTCTATTTTCCCAAGCGCCGGTTTGCAACCACCGACGCGCCGGTCCGCATCACCACGCCGGACGGCACTGCGGACGCCATCGGCCTGGATGCCGATTTGACCAAACAAATATTAACGCTGAAAAAAAGAGTGAGAAGTGTGCATGCGCCCTACTAA
- a CDS encoding KdsC family phosphatase, whose translation MTQVQKIARQIRLLVLDVDGVLTDGRLYFDNQGNEMKAFNTQDGHGIKLLQKAGVKVGIITGRKSQLVEKRARDLGIELLIQGREDKFVALNEMRSAFPCELEQIAFMGDDHPDLTCMVRVGLAMTTANAHPDVVARAHWQSGRQGGEGAVREACDFLLHAQDKHAALLAHYTEF comes from the coding sequence ATGACCCAAGTACAAAAAATTGCCCGCCAGATCAGACTACTGGTGCTGGATGTCGACGGCGTACTCACCGATGGACGCCTGTACTTCGACAATCAGGGCAACGAGATGAAAGCGTTCAACACTCAGGATGGCCACGGCATCAAGCTCTTGCAAAAGGCCGGGGTAAAGGTGGGGATCATTACCGGACGCAAAAGCCAGCTGGTTGAAAAACGCGCCCGGGACCTTGGCATTGAATTACTGATTCAAGGACGCGAGGACAAGTTTGTTGCGCTCAATGAAATGCGCAGTGCGTTTCCCTGTGAGTTGGAACAGATTGCATTTATGGGCGACGATCATCCCGATCTCACCTGCATGGTGCGGGTAGGGCTGGCAATGACCACCGCCAATGCCCATCCGGACGTGGTTGCCCGGGCTCACTGGCAAAGCGGCCGGCAAGGCGGCGAAGGTGCCGTGCGTGAAGCCTGCGACTTTTTGCTGCACGCCCAGGACAAGCACGCCGCCCTGCTTGCACACTACACGGAATTCTGA
- a CDS encoding KpsF/GutQ family sugar-phosphate isomerase, translated as MNETNRFILSGQRTVAIESQAVQALHGRIDSTFAAACELILQCKGRVIVTGMGKSGHIGGKIAATLASTGTPAFFVHPGEASHGDLGMVTRQDVVIAISNSGSSSEVVTLIPLFKRLQVPIISMTGKPDSPLAKASDVHLDISITEEACPLDLAPTSSTTVTLVMGDALAVALLEARGFTREDFAFSHPGGALGRRLLVRAEDLMHKGSEVPRVRDTAPVSQALVEMTRKGFGMTTVVDDEDQLLGVFTDGDLRRCVDQGTDLANATMATVMTRSPKAIQADLLAAEALTLMETKKITALVVEDNQGHPIGLLHMHDILRAGIV; from the coding sequence ATGAATGAGACCAACCGGTTTATCCTTTCTGGCCAACGCACCGTTGCCATTGAGTCTCAGGCCGTTCAGGCGTTACACGGCCGCATAGATTCCACCTTTGCCGCCGCCTGTGAGCTGATACTGCAGTGCAAGGGCCGGGTCATCGTCACCGGCATGGGTAAATCCGGCCACATCGGCGGCAAAATCGCCGCGACCCTGGCCAGCACCGGCACGCCGGCTTTCTTCGTCCACCCGGGCGAAGCCAGCCACGGCGATCTGGGCATGGTCACCCGTCAGGATGTGGTCATCGCCATTTCCAACTCCGGTAGCTCATCGGAGGTAGTCACGCTGATTCCCCTGTTCAAGCGCTTGCAAGTGCCAATCATCAGCATGACCGGAAAGCCGGACTCGCCGCTGGCGAAAGCGTCAGATGTCCACCTCGACATCTCCATTACGGAAGAGGCCTGCCCTCTGGATCTGGCCCCCACGTCTTCGACCACCGTGACACTGGTCATGGGCGACGCGCTGGCGGTAGCCTTACTCGAAGCCCGCGGCTTTACCCGGGAAGACTTTGCCTTTTCCCACCCGGGTGGTGCGCTTGGCCGGCGCTTGTTAGTACGCGCCGAGGACCTGATGCACAAAGGCTCAGAAGTACCCAGAGTCCGCGACACAGCACCCGTTTCGCAAGCATTGGTCGAAATGACACGCAAAGGCTTTGGTATGACCACTGTGGTGGATGATGAGGACCAGTTGCTGGGCGTATTCACCGATGGCGACCTGCGCCGGTGTGTCGATCAGGGCACAGACCTGGCCAATGCCACCATGGCCACAGTCATGACCCGCTCACCTAAAGCCATCCAGGCCGACCTGCTGGCGGCCGAAGCACTGACGCTGATGGAAACCAAAAAAATCACCGCCCTGGTCGTCGAAGACAACCAGGGCCACCCTATCGGCCTGCTGCATATGCATGACATTCTGCGCGCCGGTATCGTTTAA
- a CDS encoding MlaC/ttg2D family ABC transporter substrate-binding protein yields MRNLIGTLLLVIGFVVSSVPVLADPVGPREVVVQVIDSLKSSVREHDANSDPKGDKLQRQLQQILEPVVDFGFIARVVMGDAANSASPAQMKRFEDTFRSGMVATYAKGVSGYLDAEMNVLPLSPEAEGQNRVAVRQEVITASGIQIVDYTMAKNRRTGEWKLINVVLNGINLGKTFRSQFAQSYKQYGGDLDKVIDHWGQAPQTGA; encoded by the coding sequence ATGAGGAATTTGATAGGCACTCTGTTGCTCGTCATCGGCTTTGTGGTCAGCAGTGTGCCTGTGCTGGCTGATCCAGTGGGTCCGCGTGAGGTGGTCGTACAGGTGATCGACAGCCTGAAGTCGAGTGTGCGAGAGCACGATGCTAACAGCGACCCCAAAGGCGATAAGTTGCAGCGGCAACTGCAGCAGATTCTGGAACCCGTGGTGGATTTCGGATTCATTGCACGCGTGGTCATGGGGGACGCGGCAAACTCGGCCTCGCCCGCGCAAATGAAGCGTTTTGAAGATACCTTCCGTTCAGGCATGGTGGCGACTTATGCCAAAGGGGTGAGCGGCTACCTGGACGCAGAAATGAATGTCTTGCCACTGTCGCCTGAGGCGGAGGGGCAAAACCGGGTGGCTGTGCGTCAGGAGGTGATTACCGCCTCGGGCATTCAGATTGTGGATTACACCATGGCCAAGAACCGGCGCACCGGCGAGTGGAAGCTGATCAACGTGGTGCTCAACGGTATCAACCTGGGCAAGACGTTCCGCAGCCAGTTCGCCCAGTCTTACAAGCAATACGGCGGCGATCTGGACAAGGTCATTGACCACTGGGGGCAGGCCCCACAAACCGGCGCCTGA
- a CDS encoding BolA family protein, translated as MQPEDIKALLESGLTDARAEVTSDGSHVNAIIVSPDFEGLRPVQRQQLVYKVVSEHIASGAIHAFNMKTLTPAEAG; from the coding sequence ATGCAACCAGAAGATATCAAAGCGCTATTGGAGTCAGGCCTGACCGATGCCCGGGCAGAGGTGACCTCCGATGGCAGCCACGTCAACGCCATTATTGTCAGTCCCGATTTTGAGGGGCTGCGCCCCGTGCAGCGCCAGCAGCTGGTCTACAAGGTGGTCAGCGAGCATATCGCCAGTGGCGCGATCCACGCCTTTAATATGAAGACACTGACGCCGGCCGAAGCCGGTTGA
- the murA gene encoding UDP-N-acetylglucosamine 1-carboxyvinyltransferase, translating to MDKLLIQGGARLNGEIRISGAKNSGLPILAATLLAEGPMHVCNLPHLNDITTMLALLRCMGADITIDEKMCVEINACGIEDYTAPYELVKTMRASILVLGPMLARFGEANVSFPGGCAIGSRPVDIHLRGLEAMGAEIEVDQGYIRARSNGRLKGAHFFMDTVTVGGTENLVMAAALAEGRTVLENAAREPEVVDLCDCLVAMGAKISGIGTATLTIDGVESLKGCTYRVMPDRIETGTYLVAAAATGGKVKLKDTRADILEAVILKLEEAGAEITCGEDWIELDMKGKRPKAVNLKTAPYPAFPTDMQAQFTAMNAVAEGVGTVIETIFENRLIQVHELNRMGANIALDGNRAMITGVPKLKAAPVMASDLRASASLVIAGLVAEGDTLVDRIYHIDRGYECIEEKLLMLGANIRRVTAK from the coding sequence ATGGACAAGCTATTGATCCAGGGCGGCGCCCGTTTAAACGGAGAGATCCGCATTTCAGGCGCAAAAAATTCCGGTTTGCCCATTCTGGCGGCCACGCTGCTGGCGGAAGGGCCAATGCATGTGTGCAATCTGCCCCATCTCAACGACATTACCACCATGTTGGCGTTATTGCGGTGTATGGGTGCAGATATCACCATCGACGAGAAGATGTGCGTGGAAATCAATGCTTGTGGCATTGAGGATTACACTGCGCCCTACGAGCTGGTGAAAACCATGCGCGCGTCCATCCTGGTGCTTGGCCCTATGTTGGCACGCTTCGGCGAGGCCAATGTGTCATTTCCCGGCGGCTGTGCCATTGGCAGCCGGCCAGTGGATATCCACCTGCGCGGGCTCGAAGCCATGGGTGCTGAGATCGAGGTGGATCAGGGTTACATCCGCGCCCGCAGTAACGGCCGACTCAAAGGCGCACACTTTTTCATGGACACGGTCACCGTCGGCGGCACGGAAAATCTGGTGATGGCGGCGGCGCTGGCCGAGGGCCGCACCGTGCTGGAAAACGCCGCGCGTGAGCCTGAGGTGGTTGACCTGTGTGATTGTCTGGTGGCCATGGGTGCAAAAATTTCCGGTATCGGCACCGCCACCCTCACCATCGATGGTGTGGAGTCACTCAAGGGATGTACCTACCGGGTCATGCCTGATCGCATCGAAACCGGCACTTATCTGGTGGCCGCGGCCGCAACCGGCGGCAAAGTGAAGCTCAAAGATACGCGCGCGGATATTCTCGAAGCGGTGATTCTCAAACTGGAAGAAGCCGGTGCTGAAATCACCTGTGGCGAAGACTGGATCGAGCTGGACATGAAGGGCAAACGGCCCAAGGCGGTTAATCTCAAAACCGCGCCATACCCGGCGTTTCCCACCGATATGCAAGCCCAGTTCACCGCCATGAATGCGGTGGCCGAGGGGGTGGGTACCGTCATTGAGACTATTTTTGAAAACCGCCTGATCCAGGTGCATGAACTGAACCGCATGGGAGCCAATATCGCCCTGGATGGCAACCGCGCCATGATTACCGGGGTGCCGAAGTTGAAGGCGGCGCCGGTGATGGCGAGTGATCTGCGGGCGTCCGCCAGTCTGGTGATTGCCGGGTTGGTCGCCGAGGGCGATACACTGGTAGACCGGATTTACCACATCGACCGCGGTTATGAATGTATTGAAGAAAAGCTCCTGATGCTGGGCGCCAACATTCGCCGGGTGACCGCCAAATGA
- the hisG gene encoding ATP phosphoribosyltransferase yields MNKLTIALTKGRILEETLPLLAAAGIEPEEDISKSRKLIFGTNHEHINLVVLRGSDVPTYVQFGAADMGVSGKDTLMENGAEGLYEPLDLKIAKCRLMTAAIKGAVAPSGRLKVATKYVNVAKRYYATLGRQADIIKLYGGMELAPLMQLADEIVDIVDTGNTLKANGLEARDHIADISSRLIVNKASMKMKHALIQRIIDDIAKAVA; encoded by the coding sequence ATGAATAAGCTGACCATTGCCCTTACCAAAGGTCGCATTCTGGAAGAGACGCTGCCGCTGTTGGCGGCGGCCGGTATCGAGCCGGAAGAAGACATCAGCAAGTCGCGTAAATTGATTTTTGGCACCAATCACGAGCACATCAATCTGGTGGTGCTGCGCGGTTCGGATGTGCCCACCTATGTGCAGTTTGGCGCCGCCGATATGGGCGTATCCGGCAAGGATACGCTGATGGAAAACGGCGCCGAGGGCTTGTATGAGCCGCTCGACCTGAAAATAGCCAAATGCCGGTTGATGACCGCGGCGATCAAAGGCGCTGTGGCGCCGAGTGGTCGTCTGAAAGTGGCCACAAAATACGTGAATGTGGCCAAACGCTACTACGCAACACTCGGTCGTCAGGCAGACATCATCAAGTTGTACGGTGGCATGGAGCTGGCGCCGCTGATGCAGTTGGCCGATGAAATTGTGGATATTGTCGATACCGGCAATACCCTCAAGGCCAATGGTCTTGAAGCCCGTGACCACATCGCCGATATCAGCTCGCGACTGATCGTGAACAAAGCCTCGATGAAAATGAAGCATGCGCTGATACAACGCATCATTGACGATATAGCCAAAGCGGTGGCCTGA
- the hisD gene encoding histidinol dehydrogenase: protein MIRRLNSNDPGFERALADLLAFETISDRLVAERVDTILQSVKADGDAALLKYSAEFDRLEVERVADLEVSKAELAAAHDRIEPAAREALTLAAARVRRYHEHQLAQSWSYTEADGTLLGQQVTAMERVGVYVPGGKASYPSSVLMNTIPAKVAGVDDVVMVVPAPGGELNPLVLAAAHIAGVDRVFKLGGAQAVAALAFGTETLPKVDKIVGPGNIYVATAKRAVFGTVAIDMIAGPSEILVVCDGKTDPDWLAMDLFSQAEHDELAQAIFIGWDAAFIDQVQAAMARLLPTLERAAIAGTALADRGALIQVRDQAEAIDLINRIAPEHLELSVEDPQAWLPSIRHAGAIFMGRHTAEALGDYCAGPNHVLPTSGTARFSSPLGVYDFQKRSSLIMCSPAGASSLGKCASVLARGESLEAHARSAEYRIRED, encoded by the coding sequence ATGATCCGGCGACTGAATAGCAATGATCCGGGTTTCGAGCGCGCGCTGGCTGATTTACTGGCGTTCGAAACCATCAGCGACCGGCTGGTGGCTGAACGGGTGGATACCATCCTGCAATCAGTGAAGGCCGACGGCGATGCCGCCCTGCTGAAATACTCCGCCGAGTTTGATCGGTTGGAAGTGGAGCGGGTTGCCGACCTCGAAGTGTCAAAAGCCGAACTGGCTGCCGCCCACGACCGTATTGAGCCGGCCGCACGCGAGGCGCTCACTCTGGCCGCCGCGCGCGTGCGTCGCTACCACGAACACCAGTTGGCGCAATCCTGGTCCTATACCGAAGCCGATGGCACCTTGCTCGGTCAGCAGGTGACCGCGATGGAGCGGGTGGGCGTATATGTGCCCGGCGGCAAGGCGTCTTATCCCTCATCGGTGTTGATGAATACCATTCCGGCCAAGGTGGCTGGCGTGGATGACGTTGTCATGGTGGTGCCTGCGCCTGGCGGTGAGTTGAACCCGTTGGTATTGGCGGCAGCGCACATTGCCGGTGTGGATCGCGTATTCAAACTGGGCGGCGCGCAAGCGGTGGCAGCGCTGGCCTTCGGGACTGAAACCCTGCCCAAAGTGGATAAAATTGTCGGCCCCGGCAACATTTATGTGGCCACTGCCAAACGCGCGGTGTTTGGCACCGTCGCTATCGATATGATTGCTGGCCCGTCGGAAATCCTCGTGGTTTGCGATGGCAAAACCGATCCCGATTGGCTGGCGATGGACTTGTTCAGTCAGGCGGAGCACGATGAATTGGCGCAGGCCATATTTATCGGTTGGGATGCGGCGTTTATCGATCAGGTGCAGGCTGCCATGGCGCGGTTATTGCCAACGCTTGAGCGTGCGGCCATTGCCGGTACTGCTTTGGCTGATCGCGGTGCGCTGATTCAGGTGCGCGATCAGGCGGAAGCCATTGACCTTATCAACCGCATCGCGCCGGAGCACCTGGAGCTGTCCGTTGAGGACCCGCAAGCCTGGTTGCCGTCCATCCGGCATGCGGGGGCTATTTTTATGGGGCGCCACACGGCCGAAGCGCTGGGCGACTATTGTGCTGGCCCCAATCACGTGCTGCCCACCTCGGGCACCGCGCGCTTTTCTTCGCCATTGGGGGTGTATGACTTCCAGAAGCGCAGCTCGCTGATTATGTGCTCGCCTGCCGGCGCCAGTAGCCTGGGTAAGTGCGCCAGTGTGCTGGCGCGTGGCGAGTCCCTGGAGGCCCACGCCCGATCTGCCGAATACCGGATACGTGAAGACTGA